The following are encoded in a window of Megalops cyprinoides isolate fMegCyp1 chromosome 16, fMegCyp1.pri, whole genome shotgun sequence genomic DNA:
- the LOC118790983 gene encoding calpain-5-like, with product MFCSVTPYKNQRYYDLKQDCREEKRLFEDPEFPATDESLFYQASSHRPVEWKRPKEICSDPRLFVEGISAHDLHQGLLGNCWFVAACSCLALRPELWKKVIPDWKEQEWDPLHPENYAGIFHFRFWLFGEWVDVVVDDRLPTINGELIYCHSKMRNEFWSALLEKAYAKLSECYESLDGGNTADAVVDFTGAVAESINLKKGKYEQDIPAQIRLYEDLLSVFERGGIISCSIKASPDNFETHLPSGLVRGHAYSVTAVRKARIGQGQPPFHRPEKVFLIRMRNPWGRTEWKGPWSDGSQEWQSVSSEERNAMGITVENNGEFWMAIDDWFTHFTDVDVCRLMNTSFLSLSKTWHEAIHFGSWTQHTNPLHNRCGGYPSILQNPQFVFDVTKAEDEVLISLQQRDRKIHACAGQGKNLTIGFAVFKVELNRTYRMHALITQPNVAISTFINARSVFMRKSLPRGRYIVIPSTHMARALGEFMLRVYTDTDSACRELTEDKPRVRCWTACLGYPRVVTHIYVHGAEGLQKQHPSGGVDPYVIIYCERSSVQSEVQKDTLEPLFDTRAIFYRKNPRKPITIQVWDSNTVQDQFLGQVVLSASLKDSSEPQSLQLHKRGREIAEEMPGSISLRVVTSSQLTAL from the exons ATGTTCTGCTCTGTCACACCCTACAAAAACCAAAGGTACTACGACCTGAAGCAGGACTGCAGGGAGGAGAAGAGGCTGTTTGAGGACCCTGAGTTCCCAGCCACAGATGAGTCCCTGTTCTACCAAGCATCCTCTCATAGACCTGTCGAGTGGAAGCGACCAAAG GAGATCTGCAGTGACCCTCGCCTATTTGTTGAGGGAATCAGTGCCCATGACCTGCACCAGGGGCTTCTGGGAAACTGCTGGTTTGTGGCTGCATGCTCCTGCCTCGCACTCAGACCAGAGCTGTGGAAGAAG GTTATCCCCGACTGGAAGGAGCAAGAGTGGGATCCCCTTCACCCAGAAAACTATGCCGGAATATTCCACTTCCGCTTCTGGCTCTTTGGCGAATGGGTGGATGTGGTGGTGGATGACCGTCTCCCCACTATCAACGGGGAGCTCATTTACTGCCACTCCAAAATGCGCAATGAGTTCTGGAGCGCCCTGCTGGAGAAGGCCTATGCCAA GCTGTCCGAGTGCTATGAGTCCCTGGATGGTGGAAACACAGCGGACGCTGTGGTGGACTTCACGGGGGCGGTGGCGGAGTCCATCAACCTGAAGAAGGGGAAGTACGAGCAGGACATCCCTGCACAGATCCGGCTCTATGAGGACCTGCTCAGCGTGTTTGAACGGGGCGGCATCATCAGCTGCTCCATCAAG GCTTCCCCGGACAATTTTGAGACCCACTTGCCCAGTGGCCTGGTGAGGGGCCACGCCTACTCGGTGACAGCGGTGAGGAAAGCACGGATTGGCCAAGGGCAGCCGCCCTTCCACAGACCGGAGAAGGTGTTCCTGATCCGGATGAGGAACCCCTGGGGCCGGACAGAGTGGAAGGGACCATGGAGTGACGG CTCCCAGGAGTGGCAGAGTGTTAGCAGTGAAGAGAGGAATGCGATGGGGATCACAGTGGAAAACAATGGGGAGTTTTG GATGGCGATTGATGACTGGTTCACGCACTTCACGGACGTGGATGTGTGCCGCCTTATGAACACGTCCTTCCTGAGCTTGAGCAAGACGTGGCACGAGGCGATCCACTTTGGCAGCTGGACCCAGCACACCAACCCCCTGCACAACCGCTGCGGGGGCTACCCCTCCATCCTGCAGAACCCACAg TTTGTTTTTGACGTCACAAAGGCAGAAGACGAGGTCCTGATATCCCTTCAGCAACGGGACAGGAAAATACATGCCTGCGCTGGCCAGGGGAAGAACCTCACCATAGGCTTTGCTGTTTTCAAG GTGGAGCTCAACAGAACCTACAGGATGCATGCCCTCATAACCCAGCCTAACGTGGCCATATCCACCTTCATAAACGCCCGGAGCGTTTTCATGAGGAAGTCCCTTCCGAGGGGCCGATACATCGTCATCCCTTCCACGCACATGGCACGGGCCCTGGGAGAGTTCATGCTGCGGGTTTACACGGACACAGACTCAGCCTGCAG AGAGCTGACTGAAGACAAGCCCAGAGTGAGGTGCTGGACTGCATGTCTGGGGTACCCTCGCGTTGTCACCCACATCTACGTCCACGGAGCTGAAGGCTTGCAGAAGCAGCACCCCTCTGGTG GAGTAGACCCCTATGTGATTATATACTGTGAAAGAAGTTCAGTTCAGTCTGAGGTTCAGAAGGACACGCTGGAGCCATTGTTTGACACCAGGGCCATCTTCTACAGGAAGAACCCCAGAAAGCCCATCACTATCCAG GTGTGGGACAGTAACACAGTGCAGGACCAGTTTCTGGGACAGGTGGTCCTGTCTGCCTCCCTGAAGGACTCGTCGGAGCCACAGAGTCTGCAGCTTCACAAGCGAGGCCGCGAGATAGCCGAGGAGATGCCAGGCTCCATTAGCCTCCGGGTGGTCACCTCCAGCCAGCTGACAGCCCTGTGA